The Cucurbita pepo subsp. pepo cultivar mu-cu-16 chromosome LG15, ASM280686v2, whole genome shotgun sequence genome contains the following window.
AAAAGTAGGCTGGTTCAAGTAAGATAGTGGAATGATAAAACGCTTCTTTTGTTCCTCACCAACGTAAACTGTAAAATACCCCTTTGGAACGTCAACAGTGGATGATCCATTTCCAGTTGATGAAGATCGTCGAAAACTTTGCTTAGCATGAACAATCCTAGGCAAACGGAATCCCATGTTATAGTATTTTCTGAAAGGAACTAGTGAGACTTTGAGAGAAGTCAAAAGTTGGaaatttcttttgataatCGGAGTATGGAAGAGTCTTGATAGTGAACCCAATTACATGACCTTTATATAGATGATCACATTGACAAGGCAGAAAGATGAGATTCAATGCTAGAGAGATATCTTCTCATAACCTATCACATGGGTGGGCCTTCCAAGCCTTTGTAAGAGTTCCAAATTCATGTGATCTATGGTCATTCTGTATACTCTGCAGAAAAACCATGGCCTACTTTTGTCTCCAAATAACAACTGGAGAAGTGAGTTGAGTAAACCTCTAAAATTTGATGAGATTAAAGACATAGAGGCACTCAAACCCTTGCTGTCCTTCTACTAGAACTAAACTTTAATTGCATTAGGTCACATGATCTATTAAACACGAGATCCAGAATGGCCCACGTAACTCATGAACTTGGAAGTATAGAGaactattaaatacaaaattaacaaTACATGATGAAGAGTCTACAAAATGTGCCTATGCTAATGTGGGTGCCACTGCAGAATGAACAGTGGAAACATATAGCAGGAATCATCACATGGGTTAGCTTTCAAATTGAGTAATAGAGAATTTGTTAGCATACATAGTCCACTACTATCCATAATGAACATCCTAAAAAGGACCCCACTTTCAGATAAAGATGGGAAAATATGGTGGCCATCTTCACTGTCATTAATGAATAGCACATGTTTCTGTTTTCTGGCTTAACATCCATAACATGGTTCTCATTGGTAGTGGTTACTGGTAGGTGTACAATTTCAGCTACTAATGTTTAGTTAACAACCCCACTAGGATCCCACATAAATCTGTGGTAGATTTATGAGTAATAAGCTCAGTCCAGCTTTTTTATTAGACATTATCAGTACTTTGATAATCATGATAATTAGGCTCTTAAGTGGGAATTCAATGAGTTTAAACATAATTTGGTTTCTATCTTTTTCAACCTTGCTGAGACCTTCTGAGATATTGAGCAAACTATCTTAAAAGTTTTGCACTATAGGATAGATCATTAAGAGAGCTATGAACAATGTAGaacaatttcaattcaaaGAATCAAGTTCTCTCACTCCAAAAAGTATATACAGTTTAATCATTTGTCTATACAATCTAATTCTAGATACTAATCTCTCTGGTTCATGAGTCATTCAAACTCCGAGTGAGTTCGAGGAAATCGTCTTCACTGCAAGGAATTGTAATGCCACCCATTGGATGATTATATCCAAATTCTTCCTCTGCTTGACTCAACAAATCTTGAAAAGAAGGCTGGTTCAAGTAAGATAGTGGAATGACAAAACGTTTCTTTTGTGCTTCACCAACATAAACTGTAAAGTAGCCCTTTGGAACATCGACAGCCTTTGGAGATGCTCCGTTCCCTGTCGATGAAGATCGCTGAAGACTTTGCTTAGTACTAACAATTCTAGGCAGACGGAAACCCATGTTTCAAATATGCTCCAAAAATAACTTGGAAATTTCTTTTGCGAATTGGAATATGGAGAGACTCTTGTTGGCTGTGAACCCAAATGACAACCTTTATATAGACGAGAGCTAAGGTCAATCAAAGATAGAGATTAGAGATAAGGAAGGAAGATGAGATTCAATGGTGAAGAGACACTATCTTATGACCAATCACATGGGTTTGTCTTCCTAGCCTTATACAGAAACATCATGACCTACTTTTGTCTCCCAAAAACAACTGGAGAAGTTAGCTCAACaaatctctaaaattttaataggaTAATGGACATATCAGAGGCACTCAAGGCCCTTGTTGTCCTTCTTGTGAAGCAAACTTTTAAGTGTATTTAATAGCTCTTCTATTACATTTCACTTCAATGGGAACGATTCCAGCCAAGAGAACTTTGTTGGTTATAAGGTGTGAAagtctctccctaatagacgcgttttaaaattgttaggctgatggtgatccataacgggtcaaagcagacaatatctgctagctacATGAATGTTGTGTATAAGAAGATTTCCTTCTATGACTGATATATGTCTACACTACATAGATGACCAGGAAATGGTGAAGAGTCTACTAAATGTGGCTAAAGCTAATGTGGTTACCATTGTGGTTACCATTGTGGGATGAACGGTAGAGCATATGGCTAGAATCATCACATGGGGTGTGTTCTCAGACTGATTAATAGCAAGTGGTTGCGACTGTGACTGTACATGTTGGTATACAAATTTTCCATACCATTCTAGAATGAACATCCTGAAAAGGACCCCACTTACATATAAAACCAAGGAAAAATAGTAGCAGTATATTAGAGTCATTTATGTATAGCACATGGTTCTGTTTTCTGACTTTATCATCTCTAGCATGTTCTCAGCTACCAATACTTCGGGAGGAGGGCCCAAAATTTGAGCTCGATTCCAAGCAagcaaaattgaagaaagaacaTCGTTATCTAATCTAATTGCTCCTAAACTAACCCCTAAGCCCGAGGCCCCCTTGTGATAGATAGGAAATTCAAACAGCCCTACATGGATCCCGCTTAAAACTGTGGTAGTTTCATGAGTACTAGCCTCACCTGAATCAAGTGCATAATCTACATTAGTCCAGCTTCTTAATATGATATTCTGAGTACTTTCTAGATTTGCATCCTTTTCAAtcttgatgaaattttttgcATATACTTCTGGAAGAAAAGTCAGGaaattactttttcattttagaaCTACAGAGAACCACTGCATATACAAGAAGTGTGAAGGGCAAGAGGAAAGGAAGAATGAACTTTCATCATATTTGTTTCAATAATCAAAAGAATCAAGTTCCTTCGTTTCAAAAAAGTTTACACTGTTTCTAGATTCTAATTCATTTTCTATACAATCTAGTTCTAGATTCTAATCTCTCTCGTTCATGAGTCATGCAAACTCCAAGTGAGATCGAGGAAATCGTCTACACTGCAAGGAACTGTGATGCCACCCATTGGATGATCATatccaaattcttcttctgcttGACTCAACAAATCTTGAAAAGAAGGCTGGTTCAAGTAAGATAATGGAATGACAAAACGCTTCTTTTGTGCTTCACCAACATAAACCGTAAAGTAGCCCTTTGGAACATCGACAACCTTTGACGATGCTCCATTTCCTGTTGATGAAGATCGTTGAAGACTTTTCTTAGCATGAACAATTCTAGGCAAACGGAAACCCATGTTGCAATATGTTCCAAGATAAATATGAGACCGTGAAAGGAATaccaaacttgaaatttcttcGGAGAATCGGAATATGGAAAGACTCTTGTTGGTTGTGAATTCATATACATGACGTTTATATAGAAGAAAGACTTGGGTTACTCAAAGATCTAGATAAGACAAGAAGATGAGATTCAATGGTAGAGAGACATCAGGTCAAGACCTACCCACATGGATGTTACTTCCAAGCCATTATGagattttcaaattcatgTGATATAAGGTCATTCTGTATACCTTCTGCAGAACATCATGGCCTACTTTTGTCGATGACAACTAGAGAAGTAAGTTGAATAAACCTCTAAGATTTTAAAAGGATCAGACATATTTGAGGCATTGAAGCCCTTCTTGTCAAGCTCTATTTGCTGACTTATCCTCAATAACATGGTTTTTATTGGTAGTTTGGTCTTGGTAGATAAACAATTTTAGCTGTCATTACATGGTGAACAACCCTACATGGATCCTACTTAAATATGTGGTAGGTTTATGAGTATTAGCCTCAGTTGAATCAAGTTCATAATCTAATATCAGTGCACCTTCTTGATAGAACACCATGAACACTATGCTAACCATAGTGATTAGTCTCTCAAGAATCCAATGATTCAAAGCTAAttgatttttcatatttcatggCAACCTTGAGCTAACAAATTCTGAGTTGTCTTTATGTTTTTCAACCTTGCTGAGATCTTGTGTAGATCATCTAAATAATCGTGTATTATAGGATAATTTCTTGAAGATTCAATATGAAACTTCCAAGGGAGCTTCCACTTCAAGTAAATGCAAAAGGATTATCATGTAGGACTACATGTAGCTATTTTAAGTAGTATAATCCAGTTTATGTAGGTTTTTTTAGCAAATAACACCATCCAAGCAGTTTCATCatcaaattttgttcatttataGAATAACGAACACAggacaaaagtttcaatttaaaGAATCAAGTTCTCTCATTTCAAAAATGTTTACAGTCTACATTCTGTACTATTCTAATCCTTTTTCTATACTACCAATTTCTAGATATCAATTCCTCTAGCTCATGAGTCTTTCAAACTTCGAGTGAGATCAAGGAAAAGGTCTTCACTGCATGGAATTGTGATGCCACCCATTGGATGATCATATCCAAATTCATCTTCTGATTGACTCAACAAATCTTGAAAAGAAGGCTGGTTCAAGTAAGATAGTGGAATGACGAATCGCTTCTTTTGTACCTCACCAACGTAAACTGTAAAGTACCCCTTTGGAATGTCAACAGTGGATGATCCATTTCCAGTTGATGAAGATCGTCGAAAACTTTGCTTAGCATGAACAATCCTAGGCAAACGGAATCCCATGTTATAGTATTTTCTGAAAGGAACTAGTGAGACTTTGAGAGAAGTCAAAAGTTGGaaatttcttttgataatCGGAGTATGGAAGAGTCTTGTTGATTGTGAATCCAATTACATGACCTTTATATNCAGAAAGATGAGATTCAATGCTAGAGAGATATCTTCTCATAACCTATCACATGGGTGGGCCTTCCAAGCCTTTGTAAGAGTTCCAAATTCATGTGATCNGAGAGTTCCAAATTCATGTGATATATGGTCATTCTGTATACTCCGCATAGAAACCATGGCCTACTTTTGTCTCCAAATAACAACCCGAGAAGTGAGCGAGTAAACCTCTAAAATTTTCTCTAAAggtttttttctcaaaaacaGGGGTAGAGAATGTGAGATCAATCGTTATTCCACCAGCGTTCCAAATTCGAGCTTATTGACTTGCTCAAGGGCAAGAATAAGTATCGCACAATCACTTTACAAGTCCTGAAAAAGTGCACTAGTGACACTAGGCATCACGACACAACGGTACTCAATCTGATAGCCAAATAATCTACCTTCCTTGATCTTGAATACTCTGTATAAACTTACAAAAGAAGGTTCCCAGCAAAGAATATGATATGGCTTCAAGACAAAGTAATATGTCTATATACATAGATGGACTAATATAGAGGAAAGCCTATGAAATAACTAGGTTCTGTGGGAGCCAGTTTGGTCTGAACAGAAGCATCACATGGACCTGCCTTCTAACTCTTTATAGAGAGTTGGGTAGTGATTGAGATTGTATATCTGTTCTCACGCGTATTGTTCATAATTGTTCAGGAATGATCATCCTAGAAAGCCCACCACTTTCATTAATGTAGGAGAAAATAGTATCACTGTACCAGTCATTTATGCATTCCACATGCTTCTGTTTTCTAAGTTTTCGTCTATAACTTTGGTTCTGATTGGCAGTGTATTTTAGTTGGTGTACTAAATTAGCTTTCATTGCTTGGTGAGCAACTTACAAGGGATCCCCAACAAGAATTAAATATGTGGGAAGGAATCTAGAGtacattcttttgttttaaccCCTCTTGAATTCCAAAGCATAATCTGGTGTTttgtttgttctgtttttcaaAAGACATCATCAATAAATTGCTAATCATAGTAATAAATGCAATAatggtaaaaagaaaacaaaaagaaaggaaaaaaagaagaacattGTCCAAATGATATCATTTACACGGTATCTGTTACGAAAGAAACATAAATGTACAATATTCTAAAAGAATGAGTTTGATTTCAAAAGTGTTTATGCCCTTCTCAGTCTATGTTGTATTGTATTTTATTCTATTCCTTCCATTGTACCATCTATTTCTAAACTCTATTCTTATGGCTCATGGCTCATGGCTCACTAAAACTACGATTAAGATTAACAAAATCGTCTTCATTGCAGGGAATTGTGATGCCACCCATTGGATGATCGTATCCAAATTCTTCTTCAGCTTGACTCaacaaatcttggaacaaAGGTTGGTTCAAGTAAGATAGCGGGATGACAAAATGCTTCTTTTGTCCTTCTCCGACATAGACTGTAAAGTACCCTTTTGGAACATCTAGATACTTTGGAGAGGCTCCATTTCCTGATGATGTAGAACGTCGAAGACTCGGCTTAGCATGAATAATACTAGGCAACCGGAACCCCATGGTATGGTATTTTTCCTTAAAGGATTGTCGAAGGAGATTTCTTGTGAAGTGGGAATGTGGAAGACTTGCTTGTGAACCCAActacatgactttatataaATGGAGGGTGAGATTTCTTGGAGTTAGAAATATCGACAAGGCAGAAGGTTGCAttcaatgaagaaagaaactaGATGAAGAACAATCACATGGTTTTGTCTTTCAAGACACAACAAGAATTTCAAGTTCACGAGTTACATGGGCCATTCTGGATCCTTATGCAGAAACATCATAGCTGGCCAACTTTTGATTATGCAGTACAACTAAGGAAATTTCAGTAGAATCATAGACATATTAGAGGCACATAATGCTTTGTTGTCCTCCTGGTGAGATGATAATTGATAGAGACTAGGCAGTTGACACAATATTTAACTGCACTACATAGCCATGTCTTACAATTCTTCCTCATGAAGGATTTCAACTAAAATAGGAACTTTGTTGGTTGTTGATAGTTTCAGAGCTCAGAAAAGCCATACGAACAGGTACCGTCATACATCAGAAACATGTAAGTACAAGAAAATACttcataataaatattgaatcTCGAACTCTCACGATACTACTTGAGTTATCGTACAAaaacgtttttaaaaataaagaagtaCAGAGTTACTCACTGAGCAAATATTACTACATTGAAGCAAATGGAATGCTATAGGTATTACATGGATGGTGAATAGTACACTATTTAACCGAACGTATAAATCGATAAGAAAAAACTACAGcgtcaaaaaaaattatgaaatgagAGCTCCTTGCCTTGAAAGATCAGACTATTATCAAGAAATCAAATGAAGAGAGAATCTCTGTCAAACACTTAGATTACAGTAAAATTGCATCCATTAACAATTTCCTTATGCAGAGAAACATTTTCTAGACTTCCCAtggaaggaaacaaaaagttggagcaaattgaaaagaaaaagagtgcATGGATCTGAGCATGCCTAATATCCCTGATCTAAAAGGTTAGTGCCTCTCATGGCCTATATTTAACTGAGAAATGAGATTGGTGAAGATATCTTCTTTGCACTGAATGGTAAGGCCACCCATAGGGTGATAATAACCAAATTCTTCTTCAGCTTGACTAAGCAAGTCCTGAAAACATGGTTGGTTCAAGTAAGTTACAGGGATGACAAAACGCTTCTTTTGGATCTCTCCAACATATACCGCACAGTAGCCCTTTGGAACTACTGTAACTCCTTCCTTTGTTGAGGTTGACGGTCGTCGAAGAAGCTGAAGAAGTCTCATGTTTTTATTCGGATACAATAAATGGGAGACCCAAACAAATTACTAGAATATCTCAACACACCTTGAGATAAGAATAAAATGAAGACTGGTGTTGCTTATGAACTCAATCTAATATGGTATTTATAGACGATGAAAGGAGGTGTGAGAAATCGAGCCTTCGAGAAAATAGTAATAGAAATCTTTGGATAAGGCTTTGTAGCAGACAAGAACGCATGAAGTATCATATGGTTTTGTACACTAAATAAAGAACATCAAGCTAGTGATGTTGGTAGACAATATTGTGTAATCTTTTCAGGGAAAGGATTTAGAGAAGATCATATTGTAGTGTTTGCCAGATCTCCTGCTTccttttttaaacaaaatataaacttttcattgattatTGGCAAAAAAAGAACCTTCAAAACCAGAAATCAAGACTTTCCAATTCACTAACGTAATAGTAAGAAGATAAACTAGAAAGAATACCAATGAGAAGCTCTGAATTTTTCAGTAATTTTTCAGAAATGAAGTTAAAGTACAAGGGAAGCTCAAATAAGTAAAACAGCTCTCAACCTTCATGTGCACACACATGTTTGAAGGAACATCATAGGGTAGATATTAAGAAATCATGTTGGCAAGAAGAATGGGCTGAGAAAAGTGGCATGATAAGTTACATAGATATCAACTTTATGTTCAATATTAATATGTATATCTAACTGCACCTTGGTTAGGCCAAAGGCCAAGAGGTGGCGATAGATTGTAGAAGTAATATGGTACCTCAGTCTCCTCCTGCCTGTGACGATGCACTAGACTGGCCCTTGGAACTTTCTGAAGTCATCATTAGGTGCGGGTCGCTCATTATATCCTGCATTGAACCGTTTCCAATGATTATTAACTATTGACAACTTTTGGTCCTTGAACTTGCATGtacaaacaaatttattcCCGAACTTCTTTCCAAAAGCTAGGAAACAGAAACAAGAACGTTATCGAACAGTTCTACTTTATTTTGCGACTAAATTATGAAACATATGaatgttatgaaatgatgtctaaattttcaaaaaccaaattgAAAGCTATACACTACCCAacaacaattaaaattttgcatACTAACCTGCTCCATTGAGGCATTGCTAAAACCGCTCAAAGATCCACTAATGGCCCATGACACCATGTGCTCCATATTCTTCTCACCAAATTCTCTCAAGTTGTTAAGTTCTGGCAGCACAACACTGCAAAGATCTGGTCTGTCTTTTCGTCTAAGTTCTGCACATTGAAGTGCTAATTTAGCAAAGATAAGTGCTTGTTCCACTGGCCAATCAGTCACAGCTGGATCCAGAAACTCCTGAAAAGTCCCCTTCTCAATAGAGCAAGCGACCTGGTGAGCCAACCCCATGGGCGGCTTGGCTGTAATTAGTTGAAGCAACATGATACCTAGTGAATACACATCAGATTTAACCCCAAGCATTCCAGTTTGTTGATACTCAGGGTCTATATAGCAGAAAGTTCCAGCGGCCGAAGTCATGCAGCATTGTGTTACATTCTCGGCCACAGCAGGTAAAAGCCTAGCCAAACCGACGTCGCTTATCTTGCAAACATAGCTGTGGTCCAGCAATATGTTAGCTGGCTTGAGGTCACGGTGCACTAATGGCTCTGGCTTTGTCTGGTGGAGAAACAGAAGGCCAGTAGCAATCTCAGCAGCAATTCGAAACCTCAATTGCCAAGGAATAACAGGGGTGTTCCCCTTTCGGAAGAGTCGATCCTCCAAACTTCCGTTGGACATGTACTCGTACACTAGAATGCCATATTCCGGGCATGCTCCTAGAAGAAGTACCATGTTGGGATGCCTTATGCAACTCAATATATCAATCTGCATTTACAATATCCAACTAAATCATTTGCTCTTAAAAAATGATCCCAAAGTTGTTTTAAGTTCCTTAAGTTCCTCACCTCCTGCTGAAACTGACTCCTCCCTTGAGATGCATCAGGACGCAAAACCTTGACTGCAACCGATGTGTGATCAAGACGACAACGAAAGACAGGTCCATAACCTCCCTCTCCTATCTTCCGAGATGGTGCAAAACGTTCCGTTGCCGATTCAACCTCCTCAATTGAATATAACCTGTATCTGATGTCACTTTGTGCAATATTTTTCAATGCTCTCTGCATTTCCTCTGCTTCTTTAAGTGCTTTCATCTCTAGATTTGCTCTTTTATGTGATTCTAACTCTGCAATTCTCTTAGCTGCATCAGCTGCTTCCACTGCTGCTCTGCATCTCGCTCTCTCCTGATCTGCAATAGCTATTGCTGCTTCTTGAGCAAGTCGTGCCTCTTCtagtttttgttgttcttcaagTCTCCAATCATTCAGTTCCATTGCCTATGggaaaatttatgatataacTGAAAGATTGATTCTTGACATTCAAAAAATGACTTAAATCTGGACATATATAAACCTTTTGCTTTGCTGTTAGTGCTTCTTTACATGCTGTACTGTACATCTCCATAGTTTGTTTAAGCTCTAGCTTCAACCTCTTCATTTCAAGTTCTGCTTCATCCTGTGAGATGTAATTGAAAATATCAAGAACTAGcatcatataatatagtcAATACAAGTAAAGATAATATATGCTGACCAAGTTCTGAGATGACCAGGAACATGGTGTCCTGCAGCTCTCATCTGAAACTGATGAGAAATCATTGAGATTATTGAGGTCTGTCCATTTTGGTTGAAATGGTAGAGATGTAAAGCTACTCTCTGAACTGGTTGAAAATCGCGAGGGAGCTGAATCAGAGTAGTCGAATGCAACAGAAGTACGATCCATGCTTGGTCTGCCAGAGCTTATAAAGGATATGTCGGATTCTGTCTCAAAGAACCCTCCGCTACATTTCGTGATAGAAATTCTCTCTCCTCCGTGAGAGATAGGTGACCTATTCCAATTAGAGAGAAAGTCTATGCACATCTTACAACTTCCAAAATATAACCCGCAAGCTCTAGTTTAGCACAACTTACTTGACTAATTCATCTTGAATGGTGCGAGGCTTGAACGATGCCCTATCTGCATacgaaagaagaattaatACAAGTCCCATTGACCCAAACTCCttaaaaatgtaaatcatTCATCTGCGTTTAGTCCTTAAATTAGTTGTTTTGGGTTGTGCTGATgggaaaaaactcaaattatcATATAGAACTATCCAaagaacaaatttgaaaacttgCCACAATAAAACTTCTTCATATACCATACACAAAATGCTTGGAATTGAGTTCAGCACGAAGAACAAACCTCTTAGAAGAAACTTATGTCGAGGAGTGATTGCTCCCTGTACAATCGGCTTGGATAATTTCTGTAAATGGTCATGTAGAGGAGAAAAAGAGGGAGCTGAGCGAGACGCATTTCTCACTGATGACACCTTCCCCTTTGAGATGACATACACAGTGCAGAAATCTGGTGCCCCTTTCGACACGCTACCTCCCACGCTCGATGTCTTGAACCTACTATAAAAATCACCAATTCCCATCATAAGCCTTTGGAGAAACTGGAGATGGGAGAATTCACATTCTTCCATAATGATTCGAGGAATGTAAAATTCTAATGACCTGTTCGGAATGACTGTTCATGCGCCAAAATTGTGTTTCGTATTGAAAAAGTCATTCCAAACCAACCCTAAACCAAAGACGAATCAATGAAAATGACTACCTAATAAATCCATGTTTCGTAGGAACCCCGAGCACCAAGTTATCAATCGCAGCGTACGAGACGTATTCATTTAATGCTTTTACCACATCGGTGTCTTCCAATATAACATCAAGGCATTGAATCTACGcaatcaacaaaaagaaaaaaccctaGTTCATTTCATATCCCAAAaatcacaataaaaaaatgcaGTGATGAACAAAAGCTTACATCCTTGCGAGTACAATAGCAATGGAAGGTAAGAAAAATGTCCCTCGTCTGAATCTCGAGCTGCTGTTTCCGAGGAGTATCAGCAGAGAAATCGCCATCACTATTACAAATAATGGGTTCCCCAATCAAAGAAGCAGCCGCACTGGAAGGTCTCTGAACC
Protein-coding sequences here:
- the LOC111811330 gene encoding auxin-induced protein 15A-like, giving the protein MGFRLPRIVHAKQSFRRSSSTGNGSSTVDVPKGYFTVYVGEEQKKRFIIPLSYLNQPTFQDLLSRAEDEFGYDHPMGGITIPCSEDLFLDLTRSLKDK
- the LOC111811329 gene encoding auxin-induced protein X10A-like, which codes for MGFRLPRIVSTKQSLQRSSSTGNGASPKAVDVPKGYFTVYVGEAQKKRFVIPLSYLNQPSFQDLLSQAEEEFGYNHPMGGITIPCSEDDFLELTRSLNDS
- the LOC111811546 gene encoding auxin-induced protein X10A-like is translated as MGFRLPRIVHAKKSLQRSSSTGNGASSKVVDVPKGYFTVYVGEAQKKRFVIPLSYLNQPSFQDLLSQAEEEFGYDHPMGGITVPCSVDDFLDLTWSLHDS
- the LOC111811548 gene encoding auxin-induced protein 15A-like translates to MGFRLPRIVHAKQSFRRSSSTGNGSSTVDIPKGYFTVYVGEVQKKRFVIPLSYLNQPSFQDLLSQSEDEFGYDHPMGGITIPCSEDLFLDLTRSLKDS
- the LOC111811547 gene encoding indole-3-acetic acid-induced protein ARG7-like, which translates into the protein MGFRLPSIIHAKPSLRRSTSSGNGASPKYLDVPKGYFTVYVGEGQKKHFVIPLSYLNQPLFQDLLSQAEEEFGYDHPMGGITIPCNEDDFVNLNRSFSEP
- the LOC111811544 gene encoding U-box domain-containing protein 35-like isoform X1; this translates as MWLQKGNGVNGGKKGGAGGGGHGLVAIAINREKGSQNAIRWAAEHLLGRGQNVVLIHVVQRPSSAAASLIGEPIICNSDGDFSADTPRKQQLEIQTRDIFLTFHCYCTRKDIQCLDVILEDTDVVKALNEYVSYAAIDNLVLGVPTKHGFISRFKTSSVGGSVSKGAPDFCTVYVISKGKVSSVRNASRSAPSFSPLHDHLQKLSKPIVQGAITPRHKFLLRDRASFKPRTIQDELVKSPISHGGERISITKCSGGFFETESDISFISSGRPSMDRTSVAFDYSDSAPSRFSTSSESSFTSLPFQPKWTDLNNLNDFSSVSDESCRTPCSWSSQNLDEAELEMKRLKLELKQTMEMYSTACKEALTAKQKAMELNDWRLEEQQKLEEARLAQEAAIAIADQERARCRAAVEAADAAKRIAELESHKRANLEMKALKEAEEMQRALKNIAQSDIRYRLYSIEEVESATERFAPSRKIGEGGYGPVFRCRLDHTSVAVKVLRPDASQGRSQFQQEIDILSCIRHPNMVLLLGACPEYGILVYEYMSNGSLEDRLFRKGNTPVIPWQLRFRIAAEIATGLLFLHQTKPEPLVHRDLKPANILLDHSYVCKISDVGLARLLPAVAENVTQCCMTSAAGTFCYIDPEYQQTGMLGVKSDVYSLGIMLLQLITAKPPMGLAHQVACSIEKGTFQEFLDPAVTDWPVEQALIFAKLALQCAELRRKDRPDLCSVVLPELNNLREFGEKNMEHMVSWAISGSLSGFSNASMEQDIMSDPHLMMTSESSKGQSSASSQAGGD
- the LOC111811544 gene encoding U-box domain-containing protein 35-like isoform X2 — its product is MWLQKGNGVNGGKKGGAGGGGHGLVAIAINREKGSQNAIRWAAEHLLGRGQNVVLIHVVQRPSSAAASLIGEPIICNSDGDFSADTPRKQQLEIQTRDIFLTFHCYCTRKDIQCLDVILEDTDVVKALNEYVSYAAIDNLVLGVPTKHGFIRFKTSSVGGSVSKGAPDFCTVYVISKGKVSSVRNASRSAPSFSPLHDHLQKLSKPIVQGAITPRHKFLLRDRASFKPRTIQDELVKSPISHGGERISITKCSGGFFETESDISFISSGRPSMDRTSVAFDYSDSAPSRFSTSSESSFTSLPFQPKWTDLNNLNDFSSVSDESCRTPCSWSSQNLDEAELEMKRLKLELKQTMEMYSTACKEALTAKQKAMELNDWRLEEQQKLEEARLAQEAAIAIADQERARCRAAVEAADAAKRIAELESHKRANLEMKALKEAEEMQRALKNIAQSDIRYRLYSIEEVESATERFAPSRKIGEGGYGPVFRCRLDHTSVAVKVLRPDASQGRSQFQQEIDILSCIRHPNMVLLLGACPEYGILVYEYMSNGSLEDRLFRKGNTPVIPWQLRFRIAAEIATGLLFLHQTKPEPLVHRDLKPANILLDHSYVCKISDVGLARLLPAVAENVTQCCMTSAAGTFCYIDPEYQQTGMLGVKSDVYSLGIMLLQLITAKPPMGLAHQVACSIEKGTFQEFLDPAVTDWPVEQALIFAKLALQCAELRRKDRPDLCSVVLPELNNLREFGEKNMEHMVSWAISGSLSGFSNASMEQDIMSDPHLMMTSESSKGQSSASSQAGGD